In Planctomycetota bacterium, the DNA window CGAGAACACCGGCTACCTCAGCGAACACGTCGACACCGGCGACCGCTGGACGCTGAACTTCGGCCCCCAGCACCCCGCCACGCACACGACCCTTCGATTGGTCCTCGAGCTCGACGGCGAGCGGATCGCCCGCTGCACGCCCCACATCGGCTACCTGCACAGCGGCTTCGAAAAGCTGGGCGAGGCCCTCGACTACAACCAGTATGTCACCATCGTCAGCCGCATGAACTACCTCAGCCCGGTCGCCAACGACATCTGCTGGCACCACGCCGTCGAGACGCTCTTCGGCATCGAGATCACGCCGCGGTGCAAGGTGCTCCGCACCATCCTGGCCGAGCTGGCCCGCATCCAGGACCACCTGCTGTGCGTCGGTGCCGCCGGGCTCGACCTGGGTGCCTTCAGCGGCTTCCTGTTCGCCTTCAACCCCCGCGAGAAGATCTACGACATCATGGACTTCGTCTCGGGCCAGCGATATCACCCCGACTGGACCCGAGTCGGCGGCGCCATGCAGGACCTGCCCGACGAGGAGACCTTCCAGCGGATGGTCAAGCACTTCATCCACGAGGACCTGCCCCAGGCCCTCAAGGACCTGACCACCCTCGTCGAGCGCAACCGCATCTTCCAGGACCGCACCCGCGGCGTGGGCTACATCAGCAAGGAGGACGCCCTGGCGTGGTCCATCAGCGGCCCCATGGCCCGGGCCTCGGGAGTCGTCCGCGACCTCCGCAAGGACATGCCGTACCTCTGCTACGCCGACAACTGGGACTACGAGGGCGCCGAGGCCGTTCGCTTCCAGGTGCCGGTCTGCGATGACGGCGACGTCTACGCCCGCTTCCTCGTCCGCGTCGAAGAGATCAAGCAATCCATCAAGATCATCGATCAGCTCATCGACAACATCCCCCAGGGCCCGCTCGACGTCTTCAGCGACGCCAAGACCGTCAAGCCGCCCAAGAGCGAGGTCTACGGCTCCATCGAGGGCCTCATCCAGCACTTCGAGCTCATCATGAGCAACCGCGGCTGGAAACCCCCCGTCGCCGAGGCCTACGGCGCCAACGAAACCGCCAACGGCGAGCTGGGCTACTTCATCGTCAGCGACGGCGGCCCCCGCCCCTGGCGGGCACGCACCCGGCCGCCCACGTTCATGAACTACCAGATCATGGCCAAGCTCACCGAGGGCCACATGCTGGCCGACATCGTCGCGATCCTGGGCAGCATCAACGTCGTGGCGGCGGAGCTGGATCGATGAAGCCCCCACGCCGCACGCTCATCGGTGCGACCGCGTTGGTCCTGGCAGCCCCGCTCCTCGGCGGCTGCCAGCGTACCCACACCATCGACGTCGCCAACACGGGCCGCAACCCGATCGTCATCTCGCAGCATCGCGGCGGCGGCGTCTATTCCATCGATCTCGAGCCGGGCGAGTCGGCACGCATGGCGTTGCCCGCAGGCCAGAAGATCAAGCTACCCGACGCGACAATCGTCATTCGCTGAGACCCACGCGGCCGGCTTCGACCCTGCGCCGCGCACTGCTCAGGTCGTCTGCGGCCGGCCCGCCATCGCGTCGTTCAGCCCCGAGAAGGTCCCCGCGTACGCCCCGCGCTCCCGCGCGAACCGCAGCGGCTCGCACCGCTCCACGATGATCTCGTCGCGATCGGGGTCGGCCTCCCACAGCCGCATCACCTCGGCGATGTACTCGTCGAGCGGCATCGCCCGCTCGTCGTTCGCTTGGTCGTCGCCCGTCAGGTGCGTCTGCACGTACGGCGGGGCGATCTCGACCACGTGCACGCCCGTGCCCTCGAGCTGGTACCGCATCGAGTCGCCGTAGCTCGCCAGGGCGGCCTTCGTCGCCGAGTAGGTCGCGGCGTTCGACAGCGGCACGTACGCCAGGCCGCTGGTCACGTGGGCCACCACCGCTCCATCGCGGCCGAGCAAGTGCGGCAACAGCGCGTTGGTCAGCCGGATGGGGCCCAGCAGGTTGGTCGTAATCGTCCGCTCGGCGACATCCCCCGCATCGGCGTGGCCCTCGGTGAACGACTCGAATTGCATCATGCCCGCGTTGTTGATCAGCACGTTGAGCGCTGGGAACTCGGCGGTGATGCTCGCGGCGAACCGCGCAATGTCGGTCGCGTCCGCCACGTCGAGCGTGCGAGCGTGCATGTTCTCGGAGCCGGCCGCGGCCTCCTCGAGGCGGCCGGCCGTGCGGCCCGAGATAACGACCGTGTTGCCCCGCTCGTGCAGCGCCTTCGCCAGGCCGTACCCGATGCCCGAGCCACCGCCGGTGATGAGGATGGTGTTGCCCGTGAGTTGCATGCGTGCGTCTCCCTTCGGTGCCGTTCGAGCGCGACGGTAGCCGTCCTCGTGCGGGTGCGCCGCGGAGCCGCGGGTCCAAGGACGATCACCGACGCGTCGCGAGGCCGAGGCGAGGGCTCGCGCAACCGCACCTTCCCCAACGGGTTTTCCCGACTATGCTCCATCCCACGCCGCCCGCGTCGCGGCGTGCATGGGAGATGTTGCCATGGACTCCATACCGCCGCGCGACGATGCCGCTCCGGCCCCGAGCACCACACTCACCCTCGGCTCCGCCCTGTCGGACGCCCACGGCCTGCTGGGCCGCAACTACGGACTCCTGCTGGGGGCCACCCTGCTGCTGGTCCTGCTGAACCTGGCGATCGTCGCGGTCGCGGGGCTCATCGACGCGGCGTTGGTCGGCCCGGACGCCATGGTCCAGCCGGTCTCCCAGCTGGCGAGCCTGCTCATCACCACGCCCCTTGGCATCGGTGCCGGGATGCTCGCCGCCATGCGCTACCGCGACGGCACGGGCACGCTTAGCACGCTGTTCATCGGCTTCTCGCGATACGGCGTCGTGGTGCTCATCGCCCTGCTCTACATGATCGGCCTCTGGGGGTTCATCTTTATCGGCGCCGTCGTCGTCGGCATCGCCGCCGCCGCGGCCATCGCCGCCGCCGGCAGCGTGGGCCTTGTGGTCCCGATCGTGCTTGGGCTGGCGCTCTACGCCGTGCTGATCTATTTCGCCATCCGGCTGTGGTTCGCGACGATGCTCGCGGTTGATCCGCTGGGGGCGAAGCCCGGGTCCATCGAGGCCATCCAGCTCTCGTGGTACCTCACGCACGGCAAGGTTTCGACGCTGTTCGTCACCGGCGTGGTGCTCACGCTCATCTTGATCGCGAGCATCCTGCTGCTCATCCTGCCGTTCGTGTTCTACGGACTTCCGCTCGCGGCGTGCGTCACGGGCGTGCTGTACGTCCTGGTGTGCCGCCCGACCTTCGACGACGCCGGCGACGCGGAGCCCGACGCCGAAGGCCTCGACCCGCTGCCCGCCTAGGCCAGCGGCCGCCCGCTGCCCACGCCGCTCCACTCGTCGTGCATCGCGATCAGCCGCGCCACGTCGTGGTTTGGCGGCCGCGTCTGGCCGACCTCCTCGATGAGCTCGCACACCGCGAAGCCGCGGCTGGCCTCCTCGTAGGACCGCAGCCAGGCGCGGGTGTCCTCGCTCTGCTCAACGAGCTTGTCGTACGGCAGCTTGGGTGTCGACGCGATGTCCAGCCGCCAGGGCTTGGGCGTGAGCCGGGCGCGGAAGCTGCCCTGGAATCGGCAGAGCCTCGCGTACAACTCGTCGCACCCGAGGCGATGCATGAGCTCGCCCGTTTCTGAGGACGCCGGATCCAGGGCCGGCGCGGGCAGCAGGTACCGCAGCCCCGCGAAGGTGCGGTACACCCGAGCGCCCCGGCCCGAGTCCTCGGCCCCCCACGACCGGAGGGCGTCGAGCGCGCGGCCGCCGTCATCGGGCTTCCATCCGGTCAGCTTGCGCTCGAGCCATCCGGGCTTCCGGGCCGGTGCCAGGTCGACGTCGACGAATGCCAGGCTCGCCGTGTTGAGCACCGAGGCCCCGTAGCGGTTGATCGTGATGGCGCCGATCCGCTCGCCGGCCTCGGTGGTCACGTCCTCGACGATGGGTTCGGGCTGGTCGAGCCGCTGGTACTCGTAGTGGTGCAGCGACGGATCGTCCTGCGCATGGATCTCGGCCGCGAGCCGATCGGCCTTCGCCTGCGCCCGCTCGGCGGCCTCCGCCTCACTGGCGTCGGACGAGCCCCAGGCATCCCGCCGCCAGCCTTCGATCTCCGCATGCCGTCGCGCCCAGAACCTCGCTACACGCATCGCCCCTCCGAGCATCCAACACAAGAACGCCTTGCGAAACCCCCCGATTCTGGGTAGCCTAAGCCCATGAGCCGGCCCGGTTGCATCCTTGTCCTTATGTTGACGCTCGGCCCCGCCACCGTGCTGGCCCAGGCTCCGGATGCAGCCCCGGGAGCCACCCCCGAAGCGGGCACCGAGCTGGTGCGACCCGTCGTGCCCTACCCCCATCCGCTCATCACCGAGGTGCTCTTCGCGGTGCCCACCAGCGGCGGCGATGCCAGCGGCGACGGCAGGCGGCACTCCACCGGCGACGAGTTCGTTGAGGTCACCAATCCGCACGCCGAGCCGATCGCGCTCACCGGCTACACGCTGCGGGACCGCAACCCCAGCGAGTCCAGCCGATTCTCGTTCACATTCCCGCAGCTGATGCTGCTGCCCGGGCAGACCGCCGTCGTCTTCAACGGGCTGGGCTGCACCTGGGATGGCCCCGTGGGCGACGAACACAAGGCCCCACCCTCGACCAATCCCCGCTACGAGCGGGCGTGGGCCTTCACCGCGCGGGCGACCTCCAAGTACGTCTCGTTCGCCAATACCGCCGACTGGGTGCTGCTCGAGTCGCCCGTCGGCCAGCCCGTCCAGGTCGTGGTGTGGGGCTCGCCCGATGACGCCCCCCCCGCCGACGCGCTCCACACCGATCGCGTCGACACCGGGGGGAATGGCAGCGTCCAGCGGCAGGCGGCCCACGAGCCCATGCGGGCCCACCAGCGGCTGACCGGGCGGCCGCACAGCCCGGGCGTCGCCTTCCCGGTGCGCGACGACGAGGCGACCGCCGACGAGGACGCGGACGACCTCGACCCCGGGACGACGCCAAGACCCCAAAGCGGCGGATCACCCCGGACCTAGCATCGCTCCGCCGGGGCGCGCGGCCGCCCCGGCCCAGCACACGACGGAGCACCGCCATGGCCTGGATCGCCAAGCCCTCGGGCACGACGCAGATCGAGCGTCGCGACGAGCCCTACCTGACCGACGCGATGCGCGAGGAGCTCCGCGAGCGCTACCTCCCGCGGTTCGAGACGACCCTCGCCGCCCTGCTGCCCGCGCTGCACATGATCCAGCACGAGTACGGCTGGGTGCCCGCCCAGGCCATGGAGGAGATCGGCGAGTTCCTCGAACTGGCGGCCTCCCAGGTGCTCGATACCGCCACCTTCTACGAGGAGTACGCCCTCGAGCCCCGGGGCTCGCACGTCATCGCCGTCTGCCGATCGATCGCCTGCGAGTTCTGCGGGCAGCCCGAGGTCACCCAGGCCATCAAGGACCGGCTCGACATCGACGTCGGCGAGACCACGGCCGACGGCAAGGTCTGCCTCGTCGAGCTGGAGTGCATCGGCTCGTGCGGCACGGCCCCGGTCATGCTCGTCGACGAGCAGCTGCACGAGCAGCTCACGCCCGAGCGCGCGGCCGAGCTGGCCGACATCGCGCGGACCCAGGACCGCGCCGCCGAGGCCGCCGGCCGCGAGGGCGTCGAGCCCGGCGCCTCGTCGGGCTACGACCTAGGCCATCACTAGGGCGTCCGCCTCGTGCCGGCGCACGTCCGCGGCGATGCGGATCGCCTCGACCAACTCATCCGCCCTCTGGCTGCCGATGAGCAGCCGCTTGGTGCGGCCGCCCGAGTCGTAGCGCAGCTGCGCCCCCCGGTTGCCTGCGACAGTGAGCATCAGCCCGAACGTGCGGGAGGGGCGGATGCCCCAGCCCGTCGAGTTGCGCAGGAAGACGTACTTTGCGGGCTCAACCGACACGATGGCGTCCATCGGGATCCGCCACCGGAACAGGCCGAGCATCGCCACGCGGACCTCGCGCGGCGTCACGACCGTCCGCATCGGCAGCTGAGCAATGACAAGCGGCGTGCCCAGCAGCACGGCCGCGGCCAGCGCGACCTCCGCGATGGGTGCGCCCGAGGCGAGCATCGCCCCGCCCACGAACACCAGCACCGCGACGCACGAGATCGGCACCACGTACCGCACCACGAGGTTCTGGTGCAGCCGCTGCGTCTCGGCGAAGATCGGCTCGTTGCCCTGCATGGCTCTCGGCTTCCTGAAGCGCATCGCGGCGTCCTCCGGAAGCATGCTTGGGAAACCGGCGGCTGGCGTGTCGCGTGGTGCCTCTCCGGCCTCGTCCTCGCGGCCGCGATGCTCGGCTGCCGGCACTCCTCGCTCACCGTCGTCAACGAGTCGTCCGCCTGGCTCCGCGTCACCGGCCCCCAGACGCTGCTCGCCAACGATCCGGCCCCCTTCGGTCTGCCCCCGGGCTCGTCGATCCGCCGGCCCGATTGGATCGAGACCGAGCGGCTGAGGCCCGGACCGCCCGCGGAGCTGCGCATCGAGGCCAGCGACGCGGACCGGGCGCAGCAGACCTTCTGGATCCTCCGCCTGGAGCCCCCCGGGCCCTTTCGGCTGCGGGTCCGCGGCGGGCCCGATCGGCTCGTGTTCGAGCGGATCAACGCCAGCGGCCGCGTGCTGCCCTCCGATGGGCTGGTCGCGACGCCAGATCCGCTCGGGCTGCTCCGCTAGCCGGTGACGTCCGGCCGCACCCCGGGCTCACCCCGATTTGCTTACATAGAATCCCGAACGGCACGGGCGATCGGGTGGTCGCCCGCCGCGGAGGACTCTGCCATGTTCAAGAGCAGCACCAACAGCAGCACCATGAAGCACGGCCGCACCGGGCTGACGATCATCCTGGCCGCCGTCGCGGGGATCGCTTTCGTCGCCGGCCGAGCCAGCGGACCCGACGCCCTCGGCTCCAGCGCGCTCGCCCAAGAGGGCAACCGTGGCGCCCAGGAGGGCAACCAGCCCGCGATGGATCCGTCCATGTTTGGTCGCGCCAAGCAGCACGACCACCTCGACCTGATGCTGGGTACCTGGGAGGGCACCATGCGCTTCCGCATGACCCCCGACGAGGAGTGGACCGACTTCCCCGGCACCGTCACCCGCGAGTGGATCATGGACGGCATGTTCGTGGCCGAGCACGTCAAGGCCACCGTTATGGGCATGGACTTCGAGGGCATGGGCGCCATCGGCTACAACAGCTACACCAACTCGTTCGAGTCGGTCTGGATCGAGAACCTCTCGCCGGCGATCTCGACCGCCAAGGGCACCTACGACGCCGCCAGCAAGACGTGGACCTTCGAGGGGTCGATGCACGAGGCGGGCACCGGCAAGCTGGTGCCGCACAAATGGGTGCACGACGCCTCGGACCCCCAGAAGCACACCGTCTCGGGCTACGCCAAGGACGAGGACGGCCAGTGGTGGCACAGCATGTCGGGCGAGTTGACCAAGACCTCGGGGTGAGACCGGGGTCGACGACGCCCTAGCGGTGCGCCCAGGGCTGTCCGGGCGTGTAGCCGAGCAGGTCGTACAGATCGGTGCGGCTCTGCATCTCGCCGAGCACGGCGTCGACGCCGCCGTCGCGCTTGAGCGCCGCCAGCATCCGCTCGACGGCCCCCATCGCCGCCCGCAGCGACGAGACCGGGTAGATCACGATGCGGTAGCCCAGCTCCGCGAAGCGGGCGTGGGGGATCAGCGGCGTCTTGCCGAACTCGGTCATGTTGGCCAGCAGGTAGGGCGGGTGGTCGCGGCCGGCGACGGTCACGCCCGCCATCGCCCGAGCGAAGGCCGCAAACTCGCCCTCGTCGTGCAGCCCCTCGGGGAAGATCATCGACGCGCCCGACTGCGCGTACCGCGTGGCCCGCGCGATGGCGTCGTCCATGCCCGTGACGCCCTTCGCGTCGGTGCGGGCGCACACGACGAAGTCCGGGTCGGAGGACTCCGAGGCCGCCTGCACCGCCCACTCGATCTTGCTGGCGGCGTGGTCGAGGTCGACGAGCGTCTTGCCGTCGAGGTGGCCGCACCGCTTCGGGAACACCTGGTCCTCGAGGTGCAGCCCCGCCGCGCCCGCTCGCTGATATTCGAGCACGGTGCGGCGGGCCATCTCCTCCTCGCCGAAGCCCGTGTCGGCGTCGGCGAGCACGGGCAGCGGGTCTCCTCCGGGCTCGAGCACCGTCCCGCTGACGACCTCCCGCACCGTGGCGGCGAAGCGATCGAGCGTGAGCAGCCCGACGTCGGGCACGCCCGCGGCCGCGCTCGTCGCGCCGCCCGAGACGTAGGCCGCCTCGAAGCCCGCGCGTGCGACGGCCCTTGCTGCCAGGCCGTTGAACGCACCGGGCGCCATTACGCAGCCCCGATCCATCGCGTCGCGGAGCCGGCGCCCCGGCGTTGGCGTGTTGTTCCCCATGCGGCATGCTACCCGGCAGGACGACCGAGGCCAGCCGGTGGCTCTCGGGCTGCAGGTCGGCTGGAGGCGGGGTCCGAAAACGCCGATGCCATCGAGATCCAGAGACCCGGAGCATGACCATGCCGACCGATGCCGCCCACGCCGACCAACGCTCGCCCGACGCGCCATCGGCCGAGGCCGCTCCAGGGGTGGGCCACGCCGACGCGCCGGAGGCGACGGCCCCGGTGCCCACGTCCGAACCCATCGCGAGCGCGACGCGGGCCGCACTGGTCGAGGCCAAGCCGCTGCCACCCCGCCGCAGCGATCCGTCGCTCGCGCAGGCCGTCGAGCGGCTGGAGGGCGCCCTGCGGACCATCCTGGTGGCGGTGCCCGAGCTGGAATCGCGGATCGCCCGCATCGAGAAGGCCCGCCAATCGACGCGTGCCGACGCGCTGGCGCGCCGCATCGACGAGCTCGAGGATCGCCTATCCGAGTTCGTCGCGACGGCCCAGCAGCAGCGGGCGACTCCACGCCGCACGCCCCGCGCGAAGCCCGCGGCCGACGCCCTGCGTGCCCGCAGCCGCGGCCCGTCCGCAAAGACCGGCCAGCGCAAGCCGACCTCGAGGGGCTCCCGGAGCACGGGACGATCGACCGCGAAGGCCGAGGCCCGCCGCGGCCGCCGGTAGCGCCCGCGCGAGCCTGCTATCCTCTCCGCACCGAAGGAGGGGACCCGTGTCCAGCGGCGGCTCCAGCATCAGCCTGATCGATCCCGGTCCGCACGGCTCGGATACGCCCACCGCGGTGGAGTCCGGCGTGGTCCGCGTCCGCGTCAGGCCCGAGTATCGGCCCGAGCGATCCGACGCCGCGATTCCTCGGCATTACTTCGGCTACCAGATCTCGATCACCTACGACGCGCCCGTGGGCGCACCAGTGGTCACGCTGCTCAGCCGGCGGTGGACCGTGATCGATGCGCACGGCGGCGCGGAGCACGTCGAGGGCGAGGGCGTCGTCGGCCAGCAGCCCTCGCTGCTGCCCGGGGAGCAGTTCGAGTACAGCAGCCACTGCCCCATCCGCACCCGCTGGGGCACGATGGAGGGCGCGTACACCTTCGCCGCCGAGGACGGCTCGACCTTCGAGGTCGCCATCGGCCGCTTCTACCTCGTGTCCGAGGACGCCTAGCCCCGCGCCGGCACTCGGCCCAGCGCGGCGGCGATCGCCTCGCCGCACCGCACAACGTCGGCGAAGCTGTTGTAGAGCGGCACCGGCGCCAGCCGCACGACATCGGGCTCGCGGAAGTCGGCCACAACGCGGCGATCGCCGAGTTCCCGCTGGATTGCCCGCGCGTGCCCGCCCAAAGACACCGAAAGCTGGCAGCCCCGGCGTGCGGGATCCGCGGGCGTGAGCACGCGTGCGTCCGGCGCGAGCGCCGCGAGCGTCCGCTCCAGGAAGCCGGTGAGCAGCAGGCTCTTGGCCCGCAGCGCCGGCATGCCGACGCGATCGAAGATCTCCAGCGACGCCAGCAGCGGCGTCATCGAGAAGATCGGCGGGTTGCACTGCTGCCAGCCGTCGGCTCCGGCTCGCGGCACGAAGCCGGTCTCCATCCGGAAGCGGGTCTCGGGGTCGTTGCCCCACCAGCCCGCGAGCCGCGGGAGATCGGCGTCGCGGCCGTGTTGCTCGTGCACGAAGCACCCGGCGACCGCACCGGGGCCGGCGTTGAGGTACTTGTAGCTGCACCAAACCGCGAAGTCGGCGTCCCAGTCGTGCAGCTCGAGCGGCACGTTGCCCGCCGCGTGCGCGAGATCCCACCCCACCCGCGCACCAGCGCGGTGCCCCGCCTCGGTGATCGCGGGCATGTCGAACCACTGGCCCGTGAGGTAGTTCACGCCCGAGAGCATCACGAGCGCGAGAGCCGGGCCGGCCCGTTCGATCTCGGCTAGCACGTCCTCGGTGCGGAGCGCCGCCTCGCCCGGACGCGGCGCGACGCGGATGGTGTGCTCCCGCGGATCGAGACCCCGGTGCGCGATGTGCGATTCCACCGCGTAGTCGTCCGACGGGAAGAGGTGGTCCTCCACCATGATCTTGGTGCGACTGCCCGCGGGCTGGTAGAAGGTCGCGAGCATGAGGTGGATGTTGGTCGTCAGGCCGTTCATCATCACGACCTCGCCCGGCCGACCGCCGACGAGCCGCGCCCCGGACTCGCGGAACGCCTCGTGGTAGCCGTACCAGGGCCGCCGCGAGCCCTGGTGCCCCTCGACGCCCATGCGGGCCCAGTCGTCCAGTTCCTCCTGCATCAGCGTGGGCACGGACCTGGGCATGAGTCCGAGCGAATTGCCGCAGAAGTAGGCGACCTCGGCGCCATCCTCGCCCGCGGGGATCGCGAAGTTCGCACGCTCCGCGCCGAGCGGATCCTCCGCGTCGAGCCGCCGCGCTTCGGCCGCCAGCAGTTGCAGATCCTGATTGCTCACTTGCCGGGCTCCGCGGTCTCGGCGTGGAAGGTCGCGGATCGCTCGCCCGCGGCCCGGCGTTCCTCCTGCAGGGCCGGGAACCTGTCGGCACCCAGCCCGAGGAATTCGAGCGCGGTGCCGCTGAGCAGTTGCCGCTTGGTGGCGTCGGTCAGGTCGTACATCGAGTCGATCATCGCCCCCGATCGAGCCTCGCCTAGCGGGAACGGATAGTCGCTGCCCAGCGCGACGCGGCGTTCGTCCATCATCGCGATCAGGTATCGCAGTGCATTGCGGCTGTACACGGCCGAGTCCACCCAGAACCGCGCGGGCCGGCCGTAGTCGGCCAGGTAGCTCCACGGGTTGCGCTCGCAGTCGACCGCCACGATGTCCGGCCGGCTGTTGTACCCGTGCTCGATCCGCCCGATCGTGTACGGGAACGAGCCCCCGCCGTGGGCGAAGCACACCCGCAGCTTCGGAAGCCGATCGAACACGCCGCCGAAGATCATCGCGCATACCGCGCGGGCGGTCTCGGCGGGCATGCCAACGAGCCAAGGCAGCCAGTACTTGCCCATCTGCTCGCGGCCCATCATGTCCCAGGGGTGCACCAGGATGCAGGCGTCGAGGTCCTGGCAGGCCGCGAAGACGTCCTGCACCGCCGGCTCCCACAGGTTCCAGTCGGGGGCGCCGGGCCGCTCGATGTGGCTGCCGATCTGCACGCCCCGCATGCCCAGGTCCCGCACGCACCGCTCCAGCTCGCGGATGGCGATGGCAGGGTCCTGCATCGGCAGCGTGCCGAGCGCCACGAACCGA includes these proteins:
- a CDS encoding NADH-quinone oxidoreductase subunit D, translated to MPFTLRPDQGYDVDIENTGYLSEHVDTGDRWTLNFGPQHPATHTTLRLVLELDGERIARCTPHIGYLHSGFEKLGEALDYNQYVTIVSRMNYLSPVANDICWHHAVETLFGIEITPRCKVLRTILAELARIQDHLLCVGAAGLDLGAFSGFLFAFNPREKIYDIMDFVSGQRYHPDWTRVGGAMQDLPDEETFQRMVKHFIHEDLPQALKDLTTLVERNRIFQDRTRGVGYISKEDALAWSISGPMARASGVVRDLRKDMPYLCYADNWDYEGAEAVRFQVPVCDDGDVYARFLVRVEEIKQSIKIIDQLIDNIPQGPLDVFSDAKTVKPPKSEVYGSIEGLIQHFELIMSNRGWKPPVAEAYGANETANGELGYFIVSDGGPRPWRARTRPPTFMNYQIMAKLTEGHMLADIVAILGSINVVAAELDR
- a CDS encoding SDR family NAD(P)-dependent oxidoreductase; the encoded protein is MQLTGNTILITGGGSGIGYGLAKALHERGNTVVISGRTAGRLEEAAAGSENMHARTLDVADATDIARFAASITAEFPALNVLINNAGMMQFESFTEGHADAGDVAERTITTNLLGPIRLTNALLPHLLGRDGAVVAHVTSGLAYVPLSNAATYSATKAALASYGDSMRYQLEGTGVHVVEIAPPYVQTHLTGDDQANDERAMPLDEYIAEVMRLWEADPDRDEIIVERCEPLRFARERGAYAGTFSGLNDAMAGRPQTT
- a CDS encoding lamin tail domain-containing protein, which produces MSRPGCILVLMLTLGPATVLAQAPDAAPGATPEAGTELVRPVVPYPHPLITEVLFAVPTSGGDASGDGRRHSTGDEFVEVTNPHAEPIALTGYTLRDRNPSESSRFSFTFPQLMLLPGQTAVVFNGLGCTWDGPVGDEHKAPPSTNPRYERAWAFTARATSKYVSFANTADWVLLESPVGQPVQVVVWGSPDDAPPADALHTDRVDTGGNGSVQRQAAHEPMRAHQRLTGRPHSPGVAFPVRDDEATADEDADDLDPGTTPRPQSGGSPRT
- the nuoE gene encoding NADH-quinone oxidoreductase subunit NuoE, coding for MAWIAKPSGTTQIERRDEPYLTDAMREELRERYLPRFETTLAALLPALHMIQHEYGWVPAQAMEEIGEFLELAASQVLDTATFYEEYALEPRGSHVIAVCRSIACEFCGQPEVTQAIKDRLDIDVGETTADGKVCLVELECIGSCGTAPVMLVDEQLHEQLTPERAAELADIARTQDRAAEAAGREGVEPGASSGYDLGHH
- a CDS encoding DUF1579 family protein gives rise to the protein MFKSSTNSSTMKHGRTGLTIILAAVAGIAFVAGRASGPDALGSSALAQEGNRGAQEGNQPAMDPSMFGRAKQHDHLDLMLGTWEGTMRFRMTPDEEWTDFPGTVTREWIMDGMFVAEHVKATVMGMDFEGMGAIGYNSYTNSFESVWIENLSPAISTAKGTYDAASKTWTFEGSMHEAGTGKLVPHKWVHDASDPQKHTVSGYAKDEDGQWWHSMSGELTKTSG
- a CDS encoding isocitrate lyase/phosphoenolpyruvate mutase family protein, which translates into the protein MGNNTPTPGRRLRDAMDRGCVMAPGAFNGLAARAVARAGFEAAYVSGGATSAAAGVPDVGLLTLDRFAATVREVVSGTVLEPGGDPLPVLADADTGFGEEEMARRTVLEYQRAGAAGLHLEDQVFPKRCGHLDGKTLVDLDHAASKIEWAVQAASESSDPDFVVCARTDAKGVTGMDDAIARATRYAQSGASMIFPEGLHDEGEFAAFARAMAGVTVAGRDHPPYLLANMTEFGKTPLIPHARFAELGYRIVIYPVSSLRAAMGAVERMLAALKRDGGVDAVLGEMQSRTDLYDLLGYTPGQPWAHR
- the apaG gene encoding Co2+/Mg2+ efflux protein ApaG produces the protein MSSGGSSISLIDPGPHGSDTPTAVESGVVRVRVRPEYRPERSDAAIPRHYFGYQISITYDAPVGAPVVTLLSRRWTVIDAHGGAEHVEGEGVVGQQPSLLPGEQFEYSSHCPIRTRWGTMEGAYTFAAEDGSTFEVAIGRFYLVSEDA
- the kynU gene encoding kynureninase — translated: MSNQDLQLLAAEARRLDAEDPLGAERANFAIPAGEDGAEVAYFCGNSLGLMPRSVPTLMQEELDDWARMGVEGHQGSRRPWYGYHEAFRESGARLVGGRPGEVVMMNGLTTNIHLMLATFYQPAGSRTKIMVEDHLFPSDDYAVESHIAHRGLDPREHTIRVAPRPGEAALRTEDVLAEIERAGPALALVMLSGVNYLTGQWFDMPAITEAGHRAGARVGWDLAHAAGNVPLELHDWDADFAVWCSYKYLNAGPGAVAGCFVHEQHGRDADLPRLAGWWGNDPETRFRMETGFVPRAGADGWQQCNPPIFSMTPLLASLEIFDRVGMPALRAKSLLLTGFLERTLAALAPDARVLTPADPARRGCQLSVSLGGHARAIQRELGDRRVVADFREPDVVRLAPVPLYNSFADVVRCGEAIAAALGRVPARG
- a CDS encoding amidohydrolase family protein → MFKLDLHTHMLPPELPDFSARTGYGGWVTSEPIADGPFAGGARLSIDGRHFRDVKPNCLHVDARLRDMELNAVDVQVLSTVPVMFGYWAQPEHTLEFARLLNDHLAEVCRTRPDRFVALGTLPMQDPAIAIRELERCVRDLGMRGVQIGSHIERPGAPDWNLWEPAVQDVFAACQDLDACILVHPWDMMGREQMGKYWLPWLVGMPAETARAVCAMIFGGVFDRLPKLRVCFAHGGGSFPYTIGRIEHGYNSRPDIVAVDCERNPWSYLADYGRPARFWVDSAVYSRNALRYLIAMMDERRVALGSDYPFPLGEARSGAMIDSMYDLTDATKRQLLSGTALEFLGLGADRFPALQEERRAAGERSATFHAETAEPGK